A single window of Leptospira semungkisensis DNA harbors:
- the thrC gene encoding threonine synthase, translating into MSLTFTKLKAEFRCINDSCGATYDLNEVVYECRKCGSLLQVSHDINALKETSGKEWRELFDSRLGSVKFPNTSGIWNKREWVLPHVQDSEIVTSGEGLSHLFHSERLTKHFGLGDLWIKQCGISHTGSFKDLGMTVLLSQVKHMLNSGTKIRAVACASSGDTSAALASYAAKAGIPAIIFLPAGKVSQAQLIQPVSNGAKVIALETDFDGCMKIVKEVTKEAGIYLANSMNSLRIEGQKTIAPEIVQQLEWNVPDWVIIPGGNLGNVSALGAGFEMAKELGLIDKLPRIVLAQAENANPLYLSYLKNFEEFSPVDAKPTLASAIQIGNPVSVQKAIRTLKKFNGIVEQASEAELSEASAKTDLFGLYNDPHTGVALAALYKLRAKGTIAKGEKVVVISTAHGLKFTEFKLKFHEGKIPGTDPKLANVIRSCKPEVGAVMDEIGKFLNSESALNLKDIL; encoded by the coding sequence CGTAAATGTGGGAGCCTTCTCCAAGTCTCTCACGACATAAACGCTCTCAAGGAAACTTCCGGAAAGGAATGGAGAGAATTATTCGATTCCCGCTTGGGTTCGGTGAAATTCCCTAACACTTCCGGGATCTGGAACAAGAGAGAATGGGTTCTTCCTCATGTTCAGGACTCTGAGATCGTGACCTCTGGTGAAGGTCTTTCGCATTTATTTCATTCAGAAAGATTGACCAAACATTTTGGTCTCGGCGATCTTTGGATCAAACAATGTGGGATCTCCCACACAGGTTCCTTCAAAGACTTGGGAATGACAGTGCTTCTTTCTCAAGTGAAACACATGCTGAACTCCGGAACAAAGATACGCGCAGTGGCCTGTGCAAGCTCAGGAGATACTTCTGCGGCTTTGGCTTCTTATGCTGCGAAAGCAGGAATTCCAGCCATCATCTTCTTGCCTGCCGGAAAAGTTTCTCAGGCACAATTGATCCAACCGGTTTCCAACGGAGCCAAGGTGATCGCATTGGAGACAGACTTTGACGGTTGCATGAAGATCGTGAAAGAAGTTACTAAGGAAGCCGGAATTTATTTAGCAAATTCGATGAACAGCCTTCGTATCGAAGGACAAAAGACGATCGCTCCCGAAATAGTACAGCAGTTAGAATGGAACGTTCCTGACTGGGTGATTATTCCCGGCGGAAACCTGGGTAACGTGTCCGCTCTAGGTGCAGGTTTCGAGATGGCCAAGGAATTAGGGCTAATCGATAAACTTCCTAGAATCGTACTCGCCCAAGCGGAGAATGCGAATCCATTATATCTTTCTTATTTAAAGAATTTCGAAGAATTCAGTCCGGTTGATGCAAAGCCTACACTTGCTTCCGCAATCCAAATCGGAAATCCGGTCTCCGTTCAAAAAGCGATCCGTACTTTAAAGAAATTCAATGGAATCGTGGAGCAAGCCAGCGAAGCGGAACTTTCGGAAGCGTCTGCCAAGACGGACTTGTTCGGACTATACAACGATCCTCATACCGGAGTGGCCTTGGCTGCCTTGTATAAGCTGAGAGCAAAGGGAACGATTGCGAAAGGCGAGAAGGTGGTGGTAATCTCAACCGCTCACGGCCTGAAATTTACCGAATTCAAACTCAAATTCCATGAGGGAAAGATCCCTGGAACCGATCCTAAATTAGCTAACGTTATTCGTTCCTGCAAGCCTGAAGTGGGAGCAGTTATGGATGAGATCGGCAAATTCCTAAATTCGGAATCTGCTCTTAACCTAAAAGACATTCTATAG
- a CDS encoding LIC10486 family protein, producing MEQNPQTSKLQEQANQMNLALESVHTEEQAIELIQGKIKDAYLLKLRIDIENRAGVVLGLLSRYKNEFLELYSLFSNAPTIRKIRTFEDFGQISHDIAEAAREEAPDPGLSEQIGRILHTKLNKQILEQYYPMWDRNDPSALINLLENQIKTAMKINMIRVQADVEFVSSLKCRGKSFFTGILQPIAKPPEEVAEGGGPVENIDPEKAAVLRQIETIRKGFGRVVQAKTILSPVNGIDFDELNEGDKILLQLPAVSPEEKAIAKTLGAMDKDGNVKPVIGTFVGIASGKNEYHIFAKGPAGALLQAFEERPVRLARPKTAGGAAPRPAGMSGKSESSGALNYVILVGVVLLVGLLAFILLK from the coding sequence ATGGAACAAAACCCGCAAACAAGCAAGCTCCAAGAACAGGCGAATCAGATGAATCTTGCCTTGGAATCCGTTCATACGGAAGAGCAAGCCATCGAATTAATCCAAGGTAAAATCAAAGACGCCTATTTACTCAAATTACGGATCGATATAGAAAATAGAGCAGGAGTCGTTCTGGGACTTTTGTCCAGATACAAAAACGAATTCCTCGAATTGTACTCTTTATTTTCCAATGCACCTACCATTCGTAAGATCAGAACCTTCGAAGATTTCGGACAGATCTCTCATGATATCGCTGAAGCCGCAAGAGAAGAAGCTCCAGATCCCGGATTATCCGAGCAGATCGGAAGAATTCTTCATACGAAGTTAAACAAACAAATATTAGAACAATATTATCCTATGTGGGATCGCAACGATCCTTCTGCATTGATCAATCTCTTAGAGAATCAGATCAAGACTGCGATGAAGATCAATATGATCCGTGTCCAAGCAGACGTAGAATTCGTTTCTAGTTTAAAATGCAGAGGCAAGAGTTTCTTTACCGGGATCCTTCAACCGATTGCTAAACCTCCTGAGGAAGTGGCAGAAGGAGGTGGTCCGGTTGAAAATATCGATCCAGAAAAAGCGGCTGTTCTTAGACAGATCGAAACCATTCGCAAAGGTTTCGGTAGAGTGGTCCAAGCAAAGACAATTCTCTCTCCTGTAAACGGAATCGATTTCGACGAGTTAAATGAAGGAGATAAGATCCTTCTTCAACTTCCTGCAGTTTCTCCTGAGGAAAAAGCGATCGCTAAGACCTTGGGCGCGATGGACAAGGATGGAAATGTAAAGCCTGTGATCGGGACCTTTGTAGGGATCGCTTCCGGTAAGAACGAATATCATATTTTTGCAAAAGGACCTGCTGGAGCTCTTCTGCAAGCATTCGAAGAAAGACCTGTTCGTTTAGCCCGACCTAAAACTGCTGGAGGAGCCGCTCCTCGTCCTGCGGGAATGTCCGGTAAATCGGAATCGAGCGGAGCTCTTAACTATGTGATCTTAGTGGGAGTGGTATTGCTAGTAGGTTTACTTGCGTTTATTCTTTTGAAGTGA
- the leuS gene encoding leucine--tRNA ligase produces the protein MDYPFREIESKWQSYWEKNSSFRTDLRSKKPKFYCLDMFPYPSGAGLHVGHPEGYTATDIVSRYKRMKGFEVLHPMGWDAFGLPAERYAMQTGIHPALTTKQNVDNFRRQIKMIGLSYDWDREISTTDPKYYKFTQWIFLKLYESWYDPQSSQAKPIAELLKRFEAKGSEGFEGLEAFSAKDWKEYSDAKKESVLSEFRLVYQAEIPVNWCPGLGTVLANEEVEEWVGKGYEVVRKPMRQYMMRITAYAERLLEDLSLVSWPQSTLEMQKNWIGKSEGLELIFPFESSTSARVEGAKAKLDEKLRNAKELGFGGVKVYTTRPDTVFGVTYMVLAPEHPLVDVLTSPEQWEKVQEYKKTSALKSDLDRTELSKEKSGVFTGAYVLNPADPSKKIQVWIGDYVLYGYGTGAIMAVPAHDQRDYEFAKAFGLEILPVIQGDLSQGAFDSKESVCINSSSSEISIDGLKYKDAFSKIADWAEKKNIGRKKIQFKLRDWLFARQRYWGEPIPLVHYPSGVSKAIPESELPLELPNLSEFKPSGTGESPLALAGDWLKYKDPETGEVGTRETNTMPQWAGSCWYYLRYIDPENPKQFVDPELEKAWMPVDLYVGGAEHAVLHLLYSRFWHKVLFDLGYVTTPEPFKKLVHQGLILGEDKRKMSKSLGNVVNPDEVVTNFGADSLRLFEMFMGPFEMVKPWSTRGVEGVFRFLNRVWRLYHSGAEESFRLEDIGPNEDELKILHRTIKKIEDDINNFSFNTAISQLMIFVNELTPSARRPRKILETFLLLIAPFSPHLAEELWALAGKKDSLTYEPFPSYEEKYLTDDEIMIVVQVNGKLRGEFKASKEIGQEEAIKTAKALDKVQIFLDGKQIRKEIYVPGKLVNLVVG, from the coding sequence ATGGACTATCCGTTTCGGGAAATTGAATCAAAATGGCAATCTTACTGGGAAAAGAACTCTTCTTTTCGGACGGATCTACGCTCTAAGAAGCCTAAATTCTATTGCTTGGACATGTTTCCTTATCCCTCAGGCGCGGGATTACATGTAGGCCACCCCGAAGGTTATACAGCAACTGACATAGTTTCCAGATACAAGAGAATGAAAGGATTCGAAGTACTTCATCCAATGGGATGGGACGCTTTCGGTCTTCCCGCAGAGCGATATGCGATGCAAACAGGGATCCATCCTGCTTTAACTACCAAGCAAAACGTAGATAATTTCAGAAGACAGATCAAAATGATAGGTCTTTCATACGATTGGGATAGAGAGATCTCCACCACAGACCCGAAATACTATAAATTTACTCAATGGATCTTCTTAAAATTATACGAATCCTGGTATGATCCTCAATCTTCTCAGGCAAAACCAATCGCTGAATTGCTTAAAAGGTTCGAAGCCAAAGGATCAGAAGGATTCGAAGGCCTCGAAGCCTTCTCCGCAAAGGATTGGAAGGAATATTCGGATGCGAAAAAAGAAAGCGTTCTATCCGAATTCCGTCTCGTTTACCAAGCAGAGATTCCTGTGAATTGGTGCCCTGGCTTAGGGACCGTTCTTGCAAACGAAGAAGTAGAAGAATGGGTAGGTAAGGGCTACGAAGTGGTTCGTAAGCCTATGCGTCAGTATATGATGCGTATCACCGCGTATGCAGAGAGACTGTTAGAAGATTTAAGTCTTGTATCTTGGCCTCAATCCACTTTGGAAATGCAGAAGAATTGGATTGGAAAGAGCGAAGGTCTAGAATTAATTTTTCCATTCGAATCTTCCACATCTGCAAGGGTAGAAGGAGCCAAGGCCAAGCTCGACGAAAAACTTCGCAATGCTAAGGAACTAGGCTTCGGTGGAGTGAAGGTTTATACGACTCGTCCTGATACTGTGTTCGGTGTCACCTATATGGTTCTCGCACCGGAACATCCTTTGGTGGATGTGCTTACTTCTCCGGAACAATGGGAGAAGGTGCAGGAATATAAAAAGACTTCTGCGTTAAAGAGCGATTTGGATAGAACTGAGCTTTCTAAAGAGAAGTCCGGAGTCTTTACCGGAGCTTATGTTCTGAATCCTGCAGATCCTTCTAAGAAGATCCAGGTTTGGATCGGCGATTATGTTTTATATGGATATGGAACAGGAGCCATCATGGCAGTCCCTGCTCATGACCAAAGAGACTATGAATTCGCAAAAGCTTTCGGTTTGGAAATCCTTCCTGTTATCCAAGGAGATCTTTCGCAAGGAGCTTTCGATTCTAAGGAATCCGTTTGCATCAACTCTTCTTCTTCGGAGATCTCCATAGACGGTTTGAAGTATAAGGATGCATTCTCTAAGATTGCCGATTGGGCGGAGAAAAAGAATATAGGAAGAAAGAAAATTCAGTTCAAGCTAAGAGACTGGCTTTTCGCTCGCCAAAGATATTGGGGGGAGCCTATTCCGTTGGTTCACTATCCTTCCGGAGTAAGTAAGGCGATTCCCGAGTCCGAACTTCCATTAGAACTTCCTAATTTATCGGAATTTAAACCTTCAGGCACGGGAGAATCTCCTCTTGCTCTTGCAGGCGATTGGTTGAAATACAAGGACCCCGAAACTGGGGAAGTGGGAACTAGAGAAACAAATACCATGCCTCAATGGGCGGGTTCTTGCTGGTACTATCTTCGTTATATAGATCCTGAAAATCCGAAGCAATTCGTGGATCCTGAATTGGAAAAGGCTTGGATGCCTGTGGATCTATATGTGGGTGGAGCGGAGCACGCAGTTCTTCACTTATTGTACTCTCGTTTTTGGCATAAGGTATTATTCGATCTAGGATATGTAACTACTCCGGAGCCTTTCAAGAAATTGGTTCACCAAGGATTGATCTTGGGAGAAGACAAACGCAAGATGTCTAAGTCACTTGGGAATGTAGTGAATCCGGATGAGGTGGTTACCAATTTCGGAGCAGACAGTTTACGCCTCTTTGAAATGTTTATGGGTCCTTTTGAGATGGTCAAGCCTTGGAGCACTAGAGGAGTGGAGGGAGTCTTTCGCTTTCTGAATCGGGTTTGGAGATTGTATCATTCCGGCGCTGAGGAATCTTTCCGTTTAGAAGACATAGGGCCGAATGAAGATGAACTAAAGATCCTTCACAGGACTATCAAGAAGATAGAAGACGATATCAATAATTTCTCATTCAATACTGCGATCTCTCAGCTCATGATCTTTGTGAATGAGCTTACACCGAGTGCTCGCAGACCTCGTAAGATCTTGGAAACATTCTTGCTTTTGATTGCTCCTTTCTCTCCTCATTTGGCGGAAGAACTCTGGGCTCTTGCAGGCAAAAAAGATTCCTTAACCTACGAACCGTTTCCAAGCTATGAAGAAAAGTATCTGACTGACGACGAGATAATGATCGTAGTGCAGGTGAACGGAAAGTTAAGAGGCGAATTCAAAGCGTCGAAAGAGATCGGACAAGAAGAAGCTATCAAAACTGCAAAGGCTCTGGACAAGGTACAGATATTCTTGGACGGAAAGCAGATCCGCAAAGAGATCTATGTTCCAGGAAAACTCGTGAACCTAGTAGTCGGTTAA
- a CDS encoding ABC transporter ATP-binding protein, whose product MLSITDLNKSYTVADQQFNVLKDVSFHIKEGEFVAIIGPSGSGKSTLLAVSAGLDKADSGKVLLDGVSLFEKTEDELAKIRGKQIGFIFQNFQLIKTLNALENVCLPLALTTNLSEKAIQEKAMYWLEKVGISHRAHNFPSQLSGGEEQRVAIARSFIHEPKLLFADEPTANLDKKNGENIMALLKGLNRDRKSTLLVVTHDPKVAAIADRVLEMRDGVILNASKSKASPKKATTRGKKK is encoded by the coding sequence TTGTTATCAATCACGGACTTAAACAAGTCTTATACCGTCGCAGATCAACAGTTTAACGTATTAAAAGACGTTTCATTTCATATTAAGGAAGGAGAATTTGTTGCCATCATAGGTCCTTCTGGTTCCGGCAAATCAACGTTATTGGCTGTTTCAGCAGGATTAGATAAAGCAGACTCTGGAAAAGTACTTTTAGATGGTGTCTCCTTGTTCGAAAAAACAGAAGATGAACTTGCAAAGATCAGAGGCAAGCAGATCGGATTCATATTCCAAAACTTTCAACTGATCAAAACGTTAAACGCTCTAGAGAATGTGTGTCTTCCTCTTGCTTTGACCACTAACTTATCGGAGAAAGCAATCCAAGAGAAAGCTATGTATTGGTTAGAGAAAGTAGGTATCTCTCATAGAGCACATAATTTTCCAAGCCAACTCTCAGGAGGAGAAGAGCAAAGAGTCGCGATTGCTAGATCCTTTATTCATGAGCCTAAGTTATTGTTCGCAGACGAACCTACTGCAAATTTGGATAAGAAGAATGGAGAGAATATTATGGCTCTCTTAAAAGGATTAAATCGAGATAGAAAGTCTACTCTACTTGTAGTAACTCATGATCCCAAAGTCGCCGCAATTGCAGATCGAGTCTTAGAAATGAGAGACGGGGTCATATTGAACGCAAGCAAGTCCAAAGCATCTCCTAAAAAAGCTACTACTCGCGGTAAGAAGAAATGA